A genomic segment from Aegilops tauschii subsp. strangulata cultivar AL8/78 chromosome 1, Aet v6.0, whole genome shotgun sequence encodes:
- the LOC109739882 gene encoding probable amidase At4g34880 — translation MPMPPPLRHLLPLLLAAAAASTAAAFVLEEATVESIHRAFAGGELTSRGLVELYLRRIASLDPALHAVVEIDAAGALAAADRADAARLELDGAALPPLHGIPVLIKDNIAAAGDGSGRLNATAGSLALVGSRPARDAGVVERLRRAGAVVLGTASLSEWCNFRAPGIPAGWSPRAGQGINPYVPSATPCASSSGSAIAAAANMVAVTIGTETDGSIMCPSSFNSVVGIKPTVGLTSRAGVIIISPRMDTIGPICRTVSDAVHVLEAMVGYDPRDAEATRMASRYIPKGGYGQFLNIDGLRGKRVGILRKDFFRFAPGSIQEKVFRDHFNTMRKMGAILVDNLEIPSMKVINDAVQSGERALMLAEFKLSLNSYLSELASSPVRSLSDIIDFNNKNPVEERMAEFGQSYLLQSEATNGIGPAEERAIAKLNKLCEEGLEKIMRANQLDVIVAPGASAHSLLAIGGYPAITVPAGYASNGVPFAICFGGLKGSEPMLIEIAYSFEQATKVRKPPILQHSVI, via the exons ATGCCAATGCCGCCTCCCCTGCGCCACCTCCTGCCGCTGCTCCTCGCGGCGGCCGCGGCCTCCACGGCCGCCGCGTTCGTGCTGGAGGAGGCCACGGTCGAGTCCATCCACCGCGCcttcgccggcggcgagctcacCTCCCGCGGCCTCGTCGAGCTCTACCTGCGCCGCATCGCGTCCCTCGACCCGGCCCTCCACGCCGTCGTCGAGATCGACGCCGCCggcgcgctcgccgccgccgaccgcgcCGACGCCGCACGTCTCGAGCTCGATGGCGCGGCGCTCCCGCCGCTCCACGGCATCCCCGTGCTGATCAAGGACAACATCGCGGCGGCCGGCGACGGATCCGGGAGGCTGAACGCGACGGCCGGGTCGCTCGCGCTGGTCGGGTCCCGCCCCGCGCGCGACGCCGGCGTGGTCGAGCGGCTCAGGCGCGCCGGCGCGGTGGTTCTTGGCACCGCCAGTCTCAGCGAGTGGTGTAACTTTCGCGCCCCCGGCATCCCCGCCGGCTGGAGCCCCCGCGCCGGCCAGGGCATT AATCCGTATGTGCCGTCAGCGACCCCGTGCGCGTCCAGCAGCGGCTCCGCCATTGCCGCGGCGGCGAACATGGTGGCGGTGACGATTGGGACGGAGACGGACGGGTCCATCATGTGCCCGTCCAGCTTCAACTCCGTTGTCGGAATCAAGCCCACGGTCGGCCTCACAAGCCGCGCCGGCGTGATCATCATATCTCCAAGGATGGACACAATTGG GCCAATATGCAGGACAGTTTCAGATGCAGTACATGTGTTGGAAGCCATGGTTGGCTATGATCCACGGGATGCAGAGGCAACTCGCATGGCATCTCGGTATATCCCGAAAGGCGGTTATGGGCAATTCTTGAACATAGATGGTCTAAGGGGCAAGAGGGTTGGGATTCTCAGGAAGGACTTCTTCCGGTTCGCCCCAGGCTCTATCCAAGAAAAGGTGTTCAGGGACCACTTTAACACTATGAG GAAAATGGGGGCCATCTTGGTGGACAATCTTGAGATACCAAGCATGAAAGTCATCAATGATGCGGTACAAAGCGGCGAACGTGCTCTTATGCTCGCCGAGTTCAAGCTGTCCCTCAACTCTTACTTGTCTGAACTGGCTTCCTCACCTGTTAGATCATTATCAGACATAATTGACTTCAACAACAAGAACCCTGTCGAG GAAAGGATGGCTGAATTTGGCCAGAGTTACCTTCTGCAGTCTGAAGCAACAAACGGCATTGGTCCTGCTGAGGAGCGTGCCATTGCCAAACTGAACAAACTGTGTGAGGAAGGCCTTGAGAAGATAATGCGAGCCAATCAACTGGACGTGATCGTCGCACCTGGCGCGTCTGCTCATAGCCTTCTTGCCATCGGCGGCTATCCAGCAATAACTGTCCCAGCTGGATATGCTTCGAACGGCGTTCCTTTTGCGATTTGCTTTGGGGGGTTGAAAGGTTCAGAGCCTATGCTTATTGAGATTGCTTATTCCTTCGAGCAGGCAACAAAAGTTAGGAAACCTCCAATATTGCAGCATTCTGTCATTTGA